CTGACCGAATTCGGTCGGATATTGGTCAAATAATTGGTCATACTTCTATATAatgtaaaaaataattatttattaatttttttttcaaatttccgaccgaattcggtcggaaaatttgatattttttgttTCCCGCCCAagacaaaaattatatatatttatttaaccaaccaaaataattataattcaatatttccgaccgaattcggttGAAAAAATACTTTTATACAAATTTAAAtataaatttaataatatttatgtGTGTAAATAATAAAGAGggtttaaataaataatatttaatacttatatatgtatagaTATATAGTATAATGTAGTATATATACTAAGTTTGACAGACAGTCGGTCCGCAATTTCCGAACGAAATCGGTCGGAAATTGATAATTTCCGACCAAATTCCGACCGATTTTAATTGGACGGGAAAATGTTGGTCCCAAGCGTCAGAATGATGGTCGCAAACGTATATCAAACTTtatgaaagtatatatatataccgagatGGTATCTTACGTGGAAAGACAGGTCTTTTCCTCCTACGTGCATGAGTTTTTGTGGGTTTGGCAGAAGAAATGCAAGTAACAATGAAGAAATACCTCAGTGGCGAGAAGAAAAAAGATTGTGCAAATGGACAAGAAACTAATTAATCTTCGATTTCAAAGCCATTTTGTCTGTCGTAGTCTCACGTCTCCAGATATGAGTGAAAGGTCCTAATTAATCCAGTGCTTATCTTCACTATAACGTGAGGACATAGAGAAACTGGCGCACTTAGAAAACATATCCCCCCCAAAAGGAAAGCCACTAAGGCAACTTCCAATTATCTCTTCACTAACAAgttcttttattttgtttgatgttatttgaagGTGAGCTTTGGAGCAACAGTATTACACTAATATTAGAATAGGCTGCCTACATTACACCCATTGGAACGCTAGTGTCAGAATAGCTGCCTACGTTATACCCATAGGAATGCGGCCTTCTCGCATCCTGCTTGAACGTGGGATGCCTAGTGTACCGGGTTGCTCTCTAATTATTCTTTGGTGCTACTTTTTGGGGTTGGTTTAAGACTATAAGTCAAAGCTAGACAGcactttttcccccttttttgtGCTTTCATTGACTATCATGGATTTTCTGTGACATGAAGTGTAAATATTCATGCATGTTGCCCTAATAAATCACTTTACGGGGTTAGAACTCTGTCACCTCTCCCAACTTCTTCAAATGTTTAGTAATGAAGAAGACAACTGCAAAATCCATTTTGCTGTTGGAAATGAGTAGCTTGGAAATGAGTCAAAGCTACGTTGGAGTAACATGCTACACCGAGGGCCTGTGCACCCCGGGAATAGTCGGGGCTCGAAGAGACTCGAATACCCGgtgcaaataaaaaaaaaaagccaTGATTTGACTAAGAGAAAAGGAGAACATAGTGATAAATAGAAATGTTTAAGGATTTGTTGCAGTCTACATCCTACTCCTAAAGGCAtcactagagatgaatgcaaagAAAGCTAAAAGCAACTCGCATCAACAAGATAAGAACACTTCCACAAACAATCTCAATCAACCTTTACAGGGGAAAATGAAAGGACGAAACCAGAGTATATTCTAACAAAACCAGCATTTTGATTTCAACTTATCCTAACTAAGTTAATAATAGAAAAAGGCACACGTGGTAGAAGTGCCAATATAAGCTAAAAGGCACATGTGCATCATGCATACAGAGATATGCATTTCTAGCATAGTACTATGATTAATGTCTCGCAGTTTTAGAGTGTATGGCAGATCAAAGTATCACTATCCTTTACATCTTTGAGTATTGAAGTACACTAAGACACTCAGCAGTTTAACTGctgaaaaataaaaagtatacaTTGGTACAACAATCTATATACTACAACTGATGCTGGGATCAAAATCTCGAGTACATACATAATTTTCGTCCTCCCTTTAAACCACTATTGACCTATTGTAACCAATTGATGCAAAAAAAGGCCATTTCCTTCAGCTAAAACCTGAGACAACTAACACGTCACTAGCTACTAGTTGTAAAGCCAAGCAGTGGCAAACTAAGTTACGTTTTCCTGTATTACATGTAAGCAGCTAATTGAGGAGGAACAAAAACTTGGCCTGAGATTGCTTAAAGGGCTCCTCCTCGAACCCATCGAGCTGAACCTCCCTTTGCTGCACTAGAAAGATAATCACCAACATTAGCTACGAATAGAGGATCCCTCTCCTCAAATGTTATTTCATCAACATTATTCCCAGACAAATTTTTCTGATCTGTACATTCCAGTTCTTTCGTCAAATCTTCCATTGTCTTCTTCAAAGTGGCTTTGTTCACCTTCCCAGCCTCACCCATTGAGACACCAACCATAGTAATCTTTGGAAGCAAAGGTGATGGATGTAGTTCTCTGTATTCCCTGTCAGTATTAACaattaaaatttcagtttcttttccACAAGGACTATTAATCTTAAGATGGCATGTTATTTTCATAAAACCAATAAACTGAATGGGACCTTTTATCTTGTATTATCTGCTGCTTCTGTCCTTTACTCCATGCAGGACTCAACCAACCCCCAAAAGGGAGCCGCAGATCCAGCCCTAGTTGTTTTTTATTAGAGACATTATCTGCTTCCTCCACTGCTGAACTGCTGATGCACTGTAGTTGGTTATCATTAGCCTCCAACTGAGATTTATTAACAAAACTGGAAATCCTGCATGCTCTCTGGAAAGAAGCTGCGCTCCTGCAATATCAGAGAAAATGTTGCGATTGAGATATTGCATCAAATGTTTTTACCATCCAAATCTTTGCTTACAGCTTGGAGAATTCTGAGATACCAAGATCTAGCCGCTGACAATGTGACATAAAATAGATGAATATCATCAGTGTTGAAAGATTTTAAGCTATGAACCATGTGAAAAGAACACTTCTCCCTCCAAAGAAACTCTTGAAAATGGATAACTTACCTCTTTTCAAATGAGTCAACCATGTAAGGAAACTTAGGTTGAATTCCTGTTGCTTTTCGTAACCACCTATTCCCTAGAAGAACTTTATCGACAGCATGTAGAAGatgaatttcagcagcttttgatATTACACTCAAAGGTATCGCTGGTTGACCCACTTCATCGAGCACATCCTGAACCTGTCAATCATTTACcaatgggttagtgatattttgCATTATCCACAGCACAACTAAACAAACGAATTGCTAAAACCAATAAAAGAATAAAAAGCAGGAAAAGAGAAGGAACCAAAATTGCTGGTGTACTTTGATCATGGGCTATAGCCACTCATAAAATGACCACAATGGTGGTTGACAGCTTTCCCTACCCTCATATCCATGTAAACGAAATTCAACTCATTCTATTGTCCATCTCTCTCCACCCCCAACCCAAAGGAAAACCACCTTAGAAAATATATCACGATCCTCATTTCTTAAGTTTTATTCATCACTATCTCTTTTGCCCCGAACACATACTTTCGAGCCTGACCAGTTTAGTACCTCAGGAGGCTCCCACATACTATCTCCCATCTCTTCAATTACTTCGGAAGCCAAATTATCATCAAAAACATCCCTTCGGCGTTGGACGTGTCGTGTTTGAATCAGCGAATGGAAATGTTGGTCAACAGATTCTTCAAGAATGTTATCTAACATGTTTTTGTCAAAGAAGTAAGGAGTATACCTGATAAGAAGACGAACAAATACATATAAGATAACAGGGAGAAAAGACAGAAGTAAAGACTGAAGCAGCCACAAATAGATTTTCAGAATAGTCAGTTGATAAGGCGGTACGGACAAAAGGTGAACTGGAGAGTCCGCCATAGAagttaaaatatatttataaaaaaaaaggggAGGACTGAATAGTCTAAATTCCATTCACAAGCTTTGCCATTTACTTCAAGACTGCTTATATTACAACTGTTTCATCCACATTTCAGTTAGTCTGACAACCTACAGAAATAAGTGATGAAGCAGATGGTTTATTTATTGATAAGAAAAGAAGATGGTTTATCCGAGGGTTTTTACACATCAGTCAATCACCTCATTCTTGAAAGTGTGTTGACTTGATATTCTGCCCGTTATTGTTTACTAACGACTAGATAAAATGTGGTTACAGCAAACCTTATCTACATCGAGTTAGTTTATGGAACATCATTATCATTATACTTAATATTAAATTGAATGTCTTGTAACTCTACAAGCTTCCGCATTGGTCAATTCCTTTGATAAGAGATCAGATATTTCCTATATTCTTATGAGGATATAGTCACGATTAAGTTATTTGCTCAATGTTAATCTGGGCTATAAATCATGATCCTCTGATTCTCAGCATTCATTACTGCTGGATCACAGAAGTCAGAAGGCTACACATTCAGATCCCTGTTTGACATTACGCGGACTTTTGTCTTTCATATCTGGCCTTCTTTACAGAAGGGCCAAGAAAAGCACCTAAAAAATGAGCACATTTAAAGACGTATACAGGA
This sequence is a window from Nicotiana sylvestris chromosome 3, ASM39365v2, whole genome shotgun sequence. Protein-coding genes within it:
- the LOC104214772 gene encoding uncharacterized protein encodes the protein MRSDSGSGFPSTVKISGLNSTGKSGPAFVGQVFSMCDLSGTGLMAVSTHFDIPFLSKRTPEWLKKMFAAVTKSERNGPVFRFFMDLGDAVSYVKKLNIPSGVVGACRLDLAYEHFKEKPHLFQFVPNEKQVKEANKLLKAMPQSDGRKKVDGVPVFSAQNLDIAIATTDGIKWYTPYFFDKNMLDNILEESVDQHFHSLIQTRHVQRRRDVFDDNLASEVIEEMGDSMWEPPEVQDVLDEVGQPAIPLSVISKAAEIHLLHAVDKVLLGNRWLRKATGIQPKFPYMVDSFEKRSAASFQRACRISSFVNKSQLEANDNQLQCISSSAVEEADNVSNKKQLGLDLRLPFGGWLSPAWSKGQKQQIIQDKREYRELHPSPLLPKITMVGVSMGEAGKVNKATLKKTMEDLTKELECTDQKNLSGNNVDEITFEERDPLFVANVGDYLSSAAKGGSARWVRGGAL